In Rhodospirillum rubrum ATCC 11170, a genomic segment contains:
- the cysK gene encoding cysteine synthase A: protein MTVIAPSAASESVGTSATDIEFRGKVYDSIVDTIGATPLVRLARFSKAHGVVADLLGKCEFFNPLASVKDRIGFAMIDAAERDGRIKPGATLVEPTSGNTGIALAFVCAARGYRLILTMPESMSIERRKMLTHLGAEIDLTPAAKGMKGAVARAQELVESIPGAVLLQQFDNPANPEIHRQTTAQEIWNDTNGAVDIVVSGVGTGGTATGIASVLKKLKPSVKLVVVEPEDSPVISGGAPGPHKIQGIGAGFIPGNLDVSLIDEVVKVANETAFATARAVARQEGVPVGISSGAALAAAVEVGQRPENKDKTLVVILPSFAERYLSTPLFEQP from the coding sequence ATGACCGTGATCGCTCCGTCCGCCGCCTCCGAGTCCGTCGGCACCAGCGCGACCGACATCGAGTTCCGCGGCAAGGTCTATGACTCGATCGTCGACACCATCGGCGCCACGCCGCTGGTCCGGCTGGCGCGCTTTTCCAAGGCCCATGGCGTGGTCGCCGACCTGCTTGGCAAATGCGAATTCTTCAATCCGCTGGCCAGCGTCAAGGACCGCATCGGCTTCGCCATGATCGATGCCGCCGAACGCGACGGCCGCATCAAGCCCGGCGCCACCCTGGTCGAACCGACCTCGGGCAATACGGGCATCGCCCTGGCCTTCGTTTGCGCCGCGCGCGGCTACCGGCTGATCTTAACCATGCCCGAAAGCATGTCGATCGAGCGCCGCAAGATGCTGACCCACCTCGGCGCCGAAATCGACCTGACCCCGGCGGCCAAGGGCATGAAGGGCGCCGTCGCCCGCGCCCAGGAACTGGTCGAGAGCATTCCCGGCGCCGTGCTGCTTCAGCAGTTCGACAATCCGGCCAACCCCGAGATCCATCGCCAGACCACCGCCCAGGAAATCTGGAACGATACCAACGGCGCCGTTGATATCGTGGTGTCGGGCGTGGGCACCGGCGGCACGGCGACCGGCATCGCCAGCGTCCTCAAAAAGCTCAAGCCCAGCGTCAAGCTGGTGGTCGTCGAGCCCGAGGACAGCCCGGTGATCAGCGGTGGCGCCCCGGGGCCCCACAAGATCCAGGGCATCGGCGCCGGCTTCATTCCGGGCAATCTCGATGTCAGCCTGATCGATGAAGTGGTCAAGGTCGCCAACGAAACCGCCTTCGCCACCGCCCGCGCCGTCGCCCGTCAGGAAGGCGTGCCGGTGGGGATTTCCTCGGGCGCGGCCCTGGCCGCCGCCGTCGAGGTCGGCCAGCGCCCGGAAAACAAGGATAAAACCCTGGTGGTCATCCTGCCCAGCTTCGCCGAGCGCTATCTGTCGACGCCGCTGTTCGAGCAGCCCTGA
- a CDS encoding RrF2 family transcriptional regulator: MIRLSKKMLFAIEAVLDIAYHAGGEPVQSREITRRQGIPRRYLEQTLQHLVRSGVLTGVRGPRGGYRLARERRRITIGEIVRVVRDLEAIDEAVDELPGSDLGRQVVRPLWNELHDELMVKLDTLTVDDLCTRAYRDGIPSEAEKNLDFTI; the protein is encoded by the coding sequence ATGATCAGGCTTTCCAAAAAGATGCTCTTCGCCATCGAGGCGGTGCTTGATATCGCCTATCACGCCGGCGGCGAACCGGTGCAAAGCCGCGAGATCACCCGCCGCCAGGGCATCCCCCGGCGCTATCTGGAACAGACCCTGCAGCATCTGGTGCGCAGCGGCGTGCTGACCGGCGTGCGCGGCCCGCGCGGCGGCTACCGGCTGGCCCGCGAACGCCGGCGCATCACCATCGGCGAAATCGTCCGCGTCGTCCGCGACCTGGAAGCCATCGACGAGGCGGTCGATGAACTGCCCGGCTCGGATCTTGGCCGTCAGGTGGTGCGGCCGCTGTGGAACGAATTGCACGACGAGTTGATGGTCAAGCTCGACACCCTCACCGTCGATGACCTGTGTACCCGCGCCTATCGCGACGGCATTCCCAGCGAAGCCGAAAAGAACCTGGATTTCACCATCTGA
- the coaBC gene encoding bifunctional phosphopantothenoylcysteine decarboxylase/phosphopantothenate--cysteine ligase CoaBC gives MNDKRILLIVAGGIAAYKSLDLIRRLRDQGARVRCVLTRGGSQFVTQLSLAALSGEPVYQDLFSLTDETEMGHIRLSREADIVVVAPATADLLAKMAGGHADDLASTTLLATDKPVLVAPTMNLFMWAHPATRANMALLESRGIHRVGPGSGDMACGEQGEGRMAEVPEILAAIKRVLGLSPAAPGPLSGRHALVTSGPTHEPIDPVRYIANRSSGHQGHAIAGALARLGARVTLVSGPTALADPPGTTVVRVTTAREMLAACQQALPADIAVCAAAVADWTVTHPATHKTKKAAGAPPPVLALSPNPDILANLAAAGPQRPALVVGFAAETEEVVAQASAKRLRKGCDWIIANDVSEAGNGGRGTVFASPDNTVHVITAEGVEDWPTLSKDVVAHRLAGRIAATLTDRAAAPCPSPAQKGSLA, from the coding sequence GTGAACGACAAGCGCATCTTGTTGATCGTGGCGGGCGGCATCGCCGCCTATAAGTCGCTCGACCTCATCCGCCGCCTGCGCGATCAAGGGGCCCGGGTCCGCTGCGTCCTGACCCGGGGTGGCAGCCAGTTCGTCACGCAGCTGTCGCTTGCGGCGCTGTCGGGCGAGCCGGTCTATCAGGATCTGTTCTCGCTGACTGATGAAACCGAGATGGGCCATATCCGCCTGTCGCGCGAGGCCGATATCGTCGTGGTTGCCCCGGCGACCGCCGATCTGCTGGCCAAGATGGCCGGGGGCCATGCCGATGATCTGGCCAGCACCACCTTGCTCGCCACCGACAAGCCGGTTCTCGTCGCCCCGACGATGAACCTGTTCATGTGGGCCCATCCGGCGACCAGGGCCAATATGGCCCTGCTTGAAAGCCGTGGCATCCATCGCGTCGGCCCCGGATCGGGCGATATGGCTTGCGGGGAACAGGGCGAGGGGCGGATGGCCGAGGTGCCCGAGATCCTCGCCGCCATCAAACGGGTGCTTGGCCTGTCGCCGGCCGCGCCCGGCCCCTTAAGCGGCCGCCACGCCCTGGTGACCAGCGGCCCCACCCACGAACCGATCGATCCGGTGCGCTATATCGCCAACCGTTCCTCGGGCCATCAGGGCCATGCCATCGCCGGGGCCCTGGCCCGGCTTGGCGCCCGCGTCACCCTGGTCAGCGGCCCGACAGCCCTGGCCGATCCGCCGGGAACGACGGTGGTGCGCGTCACCACGGCGCGCGAGATGCTGGCCGCCTGCCAGCAGGCCCTGCCCGCCGATATCGCCGTCTGCGCCGCCGCCGTCGCCGATTGGACGGTGACCCATCCGGCGACCCATAAAACCAAGAAGGCCGCCGGCGCGCCGCCGCCGGTCCTCGCCCTCAGCCCCAATCCCGATATCCTGGCCAACCTCGCCGCCGCCGGACCCCAGCGCCCCGCCCTGGTCGTCGGCTTCGCCGCCGAGACCGAGGAGGTCGTCGCCCAGGCCTCGGCCAAGCGCCTGCGCAAGGGCTGCGACTGGATCATCGCCAATGACGTGTCCGAGGCTGGCAATGGCGGTCGCGGCACCGTCTTCGCCAGCCCCGACAACACGGTGCATGTGATCACCGCCGAAGGCGTCGAAGACTGGCCGACCCTGTCCAAGGACGTGGTCGCCCACCGCTTGGCCGGGCGCATCGCCGCGACGCTGACCGACCGGGCCGCCGCCCCCTGCCCCTCCCCCGCGCAGAAGGGATCTTTGGCATGA